A window of the Garra rufa chromosome 10, GarRuf1.0, whole genome shotgun sequence genome harbors these coding sequences:
- the spmap2 gene encoding sperm microtubule associated protein 2, with amino-acid sequence MPTRIEELAQPKPNLLKFPDRRSVYWLDELPTRSKNTAIVFDLTPRLEQLAQSKQSNRFLEESRRSPEWMVSAAALKACPSERVCSLALPRMPADGWQPDRPLLATLSFAGKTAKPSPRICQLAQPKQVKTLFTQCSVDSSAHVISIPITPSSRVLQLASPKQVHAQHTLARPVSWPVPDCVLKAVAGERLQKLARPKTRQALFEGYDPYRVTPAARAATASPRLLELSLPLPRKCKSQ; translated from the exons ATGCCTACACGGATAGAGGAGCTAGCGCAGCCCAAACCTAACCTCCTCAAGTTCCCTGACAG GCGCTCAGTCTACTGGCTTGATGAACTACCAACCAGGTCAAAGAACACAGCAATTGTCTTTG ATCTGACTCCTCGCTTGGAGCAGCTCGCCCAGAGCAAACAATCAAACCGTTTCCTTGAGGAGAGCAG AAGGTCACCGGAGTGGATGGTTAGTGCAGCAGCGCTAAAAGCATGCCCTTCTGAAAGAGTTTGTTCACTGGCACTGCCTCGAATGCCAGCTGATGGATGGCAGCCTGATCGCCCTCTGCTGGCCACT TTAAGTTTTGCGGGTAAAACTGCCAAGCCGAGTCCAAGAATATGTCAGCTGGCGCAACCAAAGCAGGTGAAAACGCTGTTTACACAGTGCAGCGTCGATTCAAGCGCCCACGTGATCAGCATTCCCATCACACCCTCCTCACGCGTACTACAGCTGGCCT CTCCTAAGCAGGTCCATGCACAGCACACTCTTGCAAGGCCGGTTTCTTGGCCGGTTCCAGATTGTGTTCTAAAGGCCGTAGCCGGCGAGAGACTGCAGAAACTGGCTCGACCCAAGACCCGTCAGGCCCTGTTTGAGGGGTACGACCCCTACCGGGTCACTCCTGCCGCTCGGGCCGCCACTGCATCCCCCAGACTTCTGGAACTGTCTTTACCCTTACCACGCA